CTCGCCGACGCCACGGCGGGCGGTGGTGGGGCTGAATTGTGCGGGTCCGGCATGATCCAGCAGCAGGAACGGGCTGATGTGCTGGCCCAGGTTGTCGTAGGAAAACAGGGTGCGTACCGGGAAGCCGTCGCCGACCCAATGGGGCCGGGGAGCGGTGTAGATGCCAATGATGTTTTTCATGTCGCCCTCCAGAACTTTCTGATGGGCACACCTTAAAACTCGCACCTTTGCCGCGCTAGACTGCGAAAATCGCCCTTAGCGTTCTATCTGGAGAACGATCTTGGAAGACCTGAACACCCTCTACTACTTCACCCAGGTGGTGGAGCACCGGGGATTCGCCGCGGCCGGACGGGCCCTGGACATGCCCAAGTCCAAGCTCAGCCGGCGGATCGCCCAGTTGGAGGAGCGCCTCGGCGTGCGCCTGATCCAGCGCACCAGCCGCCATTGCTCCCTGACCGAGATCGGCCAGGAGTATTACCAGCGCTGCCTGGCCATGCGGGTGGAAGCCGAGGGCGCGGCGGAAGTCATCGAACGCAATCGCTCCGAACCCCAGGGGCTGGTGCGGGTGGCCTGTCCCACGGCTTTGCTCAATTCCTGGGTCGGGCCGATGCTCACCCGCTTCATGCTCAAGTACCCGCTGGTGGAGCTGTTCATCGAAAGCACCAACCGCCGGGTCGACCTGATCCACGAAGGTTTCGACATTGCCCTGCGGGTGCGCTTCCCGCCCCTGGAAAACACCGACCTGGTGATGAAGGTCCTGGGCAACAGCACCCAATGCCTGGTGGGGCATCCGGACTTTCTCCAGCGCCTGTCGAGCCCGACGACACCGGCCGATCTCAGCGGCCTGCCCAGCCTGCACTGGGGAGCGGCGCAACGGGATTACCAATGGCAGCTGCTGGGACCCGACGGCGCCGAGGCGCTGATTCGCCACCGGCCGCGGATGGTCACCGACGATCTGCTGGCGTTGCGACATGCGGTGCTGGCGGGCATCGGTATCGTCCACCTGCCCAAGGTGGTGGTCCGCGAAGACCTGGACGCCGGACGCCTGCAGGAACTGGTGCCCGGCTGGGCGCCGCGCTGCGGGATCGTGCACGCGATCTTCCCGTCACGCCGCGGCCTGCTGCCGTCGGTGCGCAGCCTGATCGACTTTCTTGGCGAGGAGTTCAGCCACAGCGACATGGCCTGAACCCGACGCCGCCTGCATCGGCGGCGCCTTGTCCGCAGCGCAACGTAAAACGGCATCCCTGGGGATGCCGTTTTGCATAGAGCGCGATTGAATCAATTGGCACTGGCACGCCAGCCGCCGTGCTGCAGTTCCGGCAGCCACTGAATGCCGCCCGACCTGGAGGTCCGGAACACGGGCGGATCGATCTGCTGCATCAGACGCCGGATCGCCTCGCTGTCCGGCAACTCGGCGCGGCTGGCCTGGATCCGGTGCCGCAGGCTGCTGGGGATGGGTGGAAAGCGCTGGCTGTCATAGATCAGGGCGTGGCCGAGCTGGGGGTTGTCCAGGCAGAAGTCCAGCAGATCGAAACCGCTGTGGGTGGCCAGGGTGCCGTTGATGATCAGCAGATCGAACGGATCACAGGCGTACTCCACCAGCGAAAGCAGTTCCTCCAATGTGTGCACGGGGGCAATGCGGTAGTAATTGAGTTGATTCAAGGTTCGTTCGATCTGCATCCGATGAAAATGTTGATCATCGGCAATCAGTATGCGCAGCGCTCTATTGGACATTTCTGGATCCTG
This genomic stretch from Pseudomonas sp. Os17 harbors:
- a CDS encoding LysR family transcriptional regulator, whose amino-acid sequence is MLEDLNTLYYFTQVVEHRGFAAAGRALDMPKSKLSRRIAQLEERLGVRLIQRTSRHCSLTEIGQEYYQRCLAMRVEAEGAAEVIERNRSEPQGLVRVACPTALLNSWVGPMLTRFMLKYPLVELFIESTNRRVDLIHEGFDIALRVRFPPLENTDLVMKVLGNSTQCLVGHPDFLQRLSSPTTPADLSGLPSLHWGAAQRDYQWQLLGPDGAEALIRHRPRMVTDDLLALRHAVLAGIGIVHLPKVVVREDLDAGRLQELVPGWAPRCGIVHAIFPSRRGLLPSVRSLIDFLGEEFSHSDMA
- a CDS encoding response regulator; amino-acid sequence: MSNRALRILIADDQHFHRMQIERTLNQLNYYRIAPVHTLEELLSLVEYACDPFDLLIINGTLATHSGFDLLDFCLDNPQLGHALIYDSQRFPPIPSSLRHRIQASRAELPDSEAIRRLMQQIDPPVFRTSRSGGIQWLPELQHGGWRASAN